The nucleotide window TTTTTGTGGCAACGCTGAGTCTTATATGTTAAAATGATCTGTACTGTGGTTAGGTAGAAGTATAAAGAATTTCCCCAAAAGGCAGAAGAGATAGTGCTTGGCATCAAAGGCACATGGATAGAGAAGTGTAGATTTGAAGGTTTTCTAAGTCTTTAATGGTTTCCAAAAGTaagatcagtggtggaaaaaatctTGAGTCAAAGTAAAGATtaaagtaaaagtgagtcacccagcaaaatactactcgagtaaaagtctaaaagtatttggttttaaaatggctaaaatatacttatgtatcatAAGTGAAAATGTCAAATTCCTTAGAtttagcaaaccagacggcaccatttttttCTCGGATAtctaggggcacactccaacactcagacataatttataaacgaagcatgtgtgtttagtgactctgccagatcaaaggcagtagggatgaccagggatcagtagggatgaccagggatcaGTAGGGATTGCCAGGgatcagtagggatgaccagggatgttctcttgataagtgtgtgaatttgaccgtTTTCCTGTCCTGCAAAGCATAAAACgtataacaagtacttttgggtgtgagggaaaatgtatggagtaaaaagtacattattctcTTTAGGAATGTGGTGACAAGTACAATttgttaaaaaatataaatagtaaagtacagtacagatacaccaaaaaaacgacttaagtagtactttaaagtagttttacttaagtactttacaccactgagtaaGATACTATTTAAATGGGAAAAGAAGACTTTCAAAGTGCATCAGTATTCAATATGATATGTCTTTCAAATAATCACCATATGTATCGATATGAATACACATGTAATTCATCGATAATAGTGAAGGATGTCTTTGAGAGCGTCTTTATTGTGTCATATATGTTATTGTGTCATATATTGCCATCTAGTGGATGAAACAGACCATTACATCTGAATACGTTTTGAATGACATGAATCATTCTAACCCACTAAACATAAGCGTTATAGATTGAAATGTAGTCTACAGCCACTACATTTTTGTTGGAGAATCACTGATGTTACAGTGGTCAAAACACTTTGGACAGGTATATTCCTAGACTTACAATGTATTTTAAATCAATTGGTACAAAAAATATCATCCTTAGATACAAATGTGATTCTTATAATAGGGATGCACTGCAATTTTCTTCATGTTGTTTATAGTGATTAACCCGACGCATACGGCACATAGCTGACACAAAGGTCCGAGTACATCTCACACTCGCACCGGTTGCACAGGCCGTTTCCACGGTTCCAGGTCCTCTAACACACGGGTTGCAGTCACTTCGCCTGTGACCTGGCAACCAAACACAAACAAAATAGATATTGCAGTTACgtatgtactgtagttatatcACACACTCAAAGTCTGCATTAAGAAAATGCTTTTGCGTCTAGAACGATCAACGATGATGGTTTCAAGGATCAGGAGTCAAGAGGGACTTACACCCCCCAACTCATGACCATGTTCTGGGAACTAACATGAATCTCAGGTCTCAAGCAGATAGCTCGTCGTGCAAGCGTAGCTCATTGGCGTGTATTAGTAGTGTGTCCACTTGTAGTTGTTACTGGAATCTAGAGTGTTACTGTACCCTTTCGACTACCCCTGGCGTCACTGCAGGCCACCGCTACAAGCAGACACGTATGATACATTGACCCCGACACACGTGTGTGGCTCACAGACCCTGCACCAGAACAAATCAGTTGGACGGGCCTTTGATTTCCATAGACGAGCCCGTTTTTTTTTTCAAAGGACCAACTATGTGTCCCCGCGCTTGaacgcattttttttttaaatgggtggAATAGTAAAGGCCATAGGCAGCTTGTGAGTTTCAtgtttggggaagcttacaatttatcctaccatttctatcGGTCTGCATGCCAgttataattattttttattatgcAACTTATTGTGGAACAATTTCACTTCAATAATAAtgtttttgtttctcaaaatcTTTGTCACGTGGTTTATCATAAACATCTGAAGTAAAATGAGAAAAATCTAAAAGTTAAATTTAAACTATGGCGAGAGCACTAGCCTCTGCCATAtagaaatgtaaatgtagacACGCTAAAGAAATGAGAGCGTACAACTCAGAGACAGCATATAGTCCAATGCAGAAGTAGGCCTATATTTTCCATCATCAACTAAGTCAAATAAAACCaatagaaaatatcctgatgaagATTTCGGTTCTTTCAATCACATTCATCTCTCTTCTgcgcctgtctgcctccctttctatctgtcttgacttgagctattgCTAGTGAAGTTCAACATTGTATAACATCATCACAGGGTCTGGCCCGGAGTCGCTAATGACCTCGCAACGTTGTATCAGCTAGCCTATAACGGGCCCTCAATGATTTCTGCGCCACGTctttttatgacgtttccactggatatatGAGATCATCAAATCATGATATTTTGCTTtttcacaccgaggcttggtgATTATCCACATcgggagtgttggaaagatttttttttaaatactgagGAAATATCATTCGCAatggatgtttaaaaaaaaaaagatttatttGACTTGTGTGAGGCGAAGAAAACGAGTGGGATGCGTGGTGAGTTAAAACAATCAGGAATTAGATATTGCCAAATGGGCACTTTCTTACATACAGTATggatgcattctggagagagatgcACCACATCTTCGCCACTCACCCCTCCCGTTCATCCTGATGCAACATTTTTGGGGCGAGtaaaaggccacactaaaatgagcagttttgtcacacaacacaatgccaaagatgtcttaagttttgagggagcatgccaactggcatgatgactgcaggaatgtgcaccacagctgtggtggacatgtgaaatccatagattagggcctaatgtatttatttcaagtgactgatttcctcatgtgaagtgtaactcagcaaaatcttagaaattgttgcatgttgcgtttatcttTTTGTTCAGGATATATCACCTGAGAAAGCATCGGAGCAAGCGAAACAGCACCACTTTATATGTAACCCATgtctctgatgctgtctggccagaaaTAGTATGACAAGCCATACtgttttggtccagacagcaacagatacagttgaagtcagaagtttacatacaccttagccaaatacatttaaactcagtttcacagtTCCTGATATTTAATgctagtaaaagttccctgtcttaggtcagttaggatcgccactttagtttaagaatgtgaaatgtcagaataatagtagagagaaggatttatttcagcttttatttctttcatcacattcccagtgggtcagaagtttacatacactcaattagtatttggtagcattgcctttacattgtttaacttaggtcaaacgttttgggtagccttccacaagcttcccacaataaattgggggaattttggcccattcatcctgacagagcaggtgtaactgagtcaggtttgtaggcctccttgctcgcacacgctttttcagttctgcccacaaattttctatgggattgtggtcagggctttgtgatggccactccaataccttgactttgtcatccttaagccattttgccagaactttggaagcatgcttggggtcagtgcccatttggaagacccatttgcgaccaagctttaacttcctgactgatgtcttgagatgttgcttcaatatatccacatcattttcctgcctcatgatgccatctattttgtgaagtgcaccagtccctcctgcagcaaagcacccccacaacatgatgctgccacccccgtgcttcacgattgggatggtgttctaaggcttgcaagcctccccctttttcctccaaacataacgatggccaaactcttttctgaggtcttggctgatttctttttattttcccatgatgtcaagcgaagaggcactgagtttgaaggtaggccttgaaatacatccacaggtacacctccaattggctcaaatgatgtcaattggcctatcagaagcttctaaagccatgacatcattttctggaattttccaagctgtttaaaagcacagtcaaattagtgtatgtaaacttctgacccactgtaattgtgatactgtgaattataagtgaaataatctgtctgtaaacaattgttggaaaaattacttttgtcatgcacaaagtagatgtcctaaccgacttgccaaaactatagtttgtaaacaagaaatttgtgtagtgattgaaaaatgagttttaatgactccaacataagtgtatgtaaacttcagacttcaactgtacgtggtATACACattctgagacagaggggcgctgttttgcttGCTCGGATGCTTTAACTGAGATTGAGGTGTCTTTCTGTCGGTCAAATAAATGATAcatttttcaacattttatttggATGGGCAAGTTTATACGTTCGGGCGGGCCAGGCCCCATATGGCCTGCCCATAACGCCGGCCTTGGTGGCTCAATACAACAGTGTGAGACAGTCTCTGTAAGATGAACACACAGAGTACCAATATATCAatgtgctgaaaacaaaaacagTATGCAGAACGGGATATCAAAAGGCTTCATTCTTGTGTAGTCTTTCGACCCTATTGTCATTCGCTAGCGATTGATGTCTTTTGTTATTATAATGTAAGGCCTACACGTCTATTAAAAGTACAGTGTAAAAATAAAGTCAAGATACTGTAACTCTTTAGATTTTTCTACAGCCGTTGAAGATTACAGCCCCACTCCTTTGCATctggtgtgtatgtttgtgtgtgttggagtgattGTCCATATGCCATTCATCTTCCATAGAGTATTTCTCTGACCCTGTATGCTTCTTTGATGGCTGCAGCATTGTTCTTAGGGCCAGGGGTCAACACAGGAACCGCTAACTAAGGCAGCAGGTCACTCAGCTCCTGGGTGACCAATCAAATACAGGAGAGTCAATTAGTTATTCCCACTGGGTGCTTATTCAATTAGGTTAATTCAATTGAAACTGTATTGTTCCCGAAGGAAAATTCATGAACAGTCCTGGCTTTAAACTGTACACCCACAACACCTCAATTACTTCAAATGTCATGAGAGAAGTACTCTAATTTTCCGCCATGTCATCTCAATAATGGCCTGCACATTGTTTTCAAGTTGCCAAGATCAGCAAATAAGGGGTAAACCTGAAGAAAACTAAAGGAAAACTAAACAGAATAACAAGGACCATTCATTCATTAATACAATAAATATCTAAAATGATTgcatcccttgataaagatgagaaaaaaagactataaaataaatagaaatactgagctacactacatggccaaaagtatatggacacgcggctttggctatttcagccacacctgttgctgacaggtgtatacaattgggcacacagacatgaaatccccatagacaaacattggcattaaAAGAGCCTGTATTGAAGAGCTCAGAGGCTTTCAGCGTGGCagtgtcataggatgccacctttccaacaagtcagtttgtcaaatttctgccctgctagagctgtcccggtcaactcTGCTGTTATTTTaatgtggaaacgtctaggagcaacaacggctcagccacgaagtgatAGACCTCAAAGCTCagagaacgggactgccgagtgctgaagcgtgtaaaaattgtctgtccaaactgcctctggaagcaacgtcagcacaagaactgtttgtcggaagattcatgaaatggatttccatggccgagcagccgcacacaagcctaagatcaccatgcgcaatgccaagcgtcggctaggccccttagttccagtgaagggaaatcttaacactaaaGCAGACAGTGACATACTAGACAATTCTGTAAttccatctttgtggcaacagtttggggaaggccctttcctgtttcagcctgacaatgcccccatgcacaaagcgaggtccatacagagatggtttgtctagatcggtatggaagaacttgactggcctgcgcagagccctgacctcaaccccatcgaacacctttgggatgaattggaacaccgactgatTTTGGCCAATCAcccaaaatcagtgcccgacctcactaatgttcttgtgtctgaatggaagcaagtccccacagcaatgttccaacatctagtggaaagtcttcccagaagagtggaggcagtgatagcagcaaagggggcatCACCTCCATATTAaagccatgattttggaatgagatgttaaacgagccggtgtccacatacttttggtcatgtagtgtatattgtacgcaaaacatttttttacaatgatattattttatactaatacaattactcagaggaaagagattttgtttaacaagtaataagaatatgtgtatatatatatatatatatatataaataaagtgagggaaaaaagtatttgatctcctgctgattttgtacgtttgcccactgacaaagaaattatcagtctataattttaatggtaggtttatttgaacagtgaaagacagaataacaacaaaaaaatccagaaaaacgcatgtcaaaaatgttataaaaatgatttgcattttaatgagggaaataagtatttgacccctctgcaaaacatgacttagtacttggcggcaaaacccttgttggcaatcacagaggtcagacgtttcttctagttggccaccaggtttgcacacatctcaggagggattttgtcccactcctctttgcagatcttctccaagtcattaaggtttcgaggctgacgtttggcaactcgaaccttcagctcccaccacagattttctatgggattaaggtctggagactggctaggccactccaggaccttaatgtgcttcttcttgagccactcctttgttgccttggccgtgtgttttgtgtcattgtcatgctggaatacccatccacgacccattttcaatgccctggctgagaaaaggaggttctcacccaagatttcacggtacatggccccgtccattgtccctttgatgctgtaaagttgtcctgtccctttaacagaaaaacacccccaaagcataatgtttccacctccatgtttgacggtggggatggtgttcttggggtcataggcagcattcctcctcctccaaacacggcgagttgagttgatgccaaagagctccattttggtctcatctgaccacaacactttcacccagttgtcctctgaatcattcagatgttcattggcaaactttagacgggcatgtatatgtgctttcttgagcaggggaaccttgcgggcgctgcaggatttcagtccttcacggcgtagtgtgttaccaattgttttcttggtgactatggtcccagctgccttgagatcattgacaagatcctcctgtgtagttctgggctgattcctcaccgttctcatgatcattgcaactccacgaggtgagctcttgcatggagccccaggccacgggagattgacagttctttgtgtttcttccatttgcgaataatcgcaccaactgttgtcaacttctcaccaagctgcttggcgatggtcttgtagcccattccagccttgtgtaggtctacaatcttgtccctgacatccttggagagctctttggtcttggccatggtggagagtttggaatctgattgattgcttctgtggacaggtgtcttttatacaggtaacaagctgagattaggagcactccctttaggaGCACTCCTaaagagattaggagcactcctaatctcagctcgttacctgtataaaagacacctgggagccagaaatctttctgattgagaggggtcaaatacttatggtgggtcagtcatggtgtggggtggcatttctttgggcggccgcacagccctccatgtgctcgccagaggtagcctgactgccattaggtaccgagatgagatcctcagaccccttgtgagaccatatgctggtgcggttggccctgggttcctcctaatgcaagacaatgctagacctcatgtggctggagtgtgtcagcagttcctgcaagaggaagacattgatgctatggactggcccgcccgttccccagacctgaatccaattgagcacatctgggacatcatggctcgctccatccaccaacgccacgttgcaccacagactgtccaggagttggcggatgctttagtccaggtctgggaggagatccctcaggagaccatccgccacctcatcaggagcatgcccaggcgttgtagggaggtcatacaggcacgtggaggccacacacactactgagcctcattttgacttgttttaaaaacattacatcaaagttggatcagcctgtagtgtggttttccactttaattttgagtgtgactccaaatccagacctccatgggttgataaattggatttccattgattatttttgtgtgattttgttgtcagcacattcaactatgtaaagaaaaaagtatttaataagattatttctttcattcagatctaggatgtgttgtttaagtgttccctttatttttttgagcagtatatatacacagtaccagtcaaatgttttgacacacctattcattcaagggtatttctttattattataatttttttctacattgtagaatgatagtaaAGACACCAGAACTTTGAAGTGTGCAAAGGttgctactttgaataatctcaaatagaaaatacatttggatttgtttaaacacttttttggttacttactacatgatgccatttgtgttatttcataattttgatatcttctctattattctacaatgtagaaaatagtaaaaaataaagtaaaatctgggaatgagtaggtgtgtccaaacttttgactggtactgtagacactaccattcaaaagtttggggtcacttacaaatgtccttgtttttgatagaaaagcaccttttttgtccattaatataacatcaaattgatctgaaatcctcaagtcttcaactggcagcttcattaaatagtacccgcaaaacaccagtctcaatgtcaacagtgaagaggcgactccaggatgctggccttatatgcagagttcctctgtccagtgtctgtgttcttttgcccatcttaatcttttctttttattggccagtctgagatatggcttttcctttgcaactctccctagaaggccagcatcccggagtcgcctcttcactgttgacgttgagtctggcgttttgcgggtactatttaatgaagttgccagttgaggacttgtgaggcatctgtttctcaaactagacactctaatgtacttgtcctcttgctcagttgtgcaccggagcctcccactcctctttctattctggttagagccagtttgcgctgttctgtgaagggagtagtatacagcgttTTATGAGATCTTCagcttcttggcaatttctcgcatggaatagccttaatttctcagaacaaataTTGACTGTCGAGTTTCAGAAGAGTTtgtttcagaccccttgacttttttcacattttgttacgttacagccttattctaaaattgattaaataaatcattttcatcatcaatccacacacaacataccccataatgacaaagcaaaaacaagtttttagaaatgtttgcaaatttatataaaaaaaactactgaaatagtaaatttacataggtattcagacccttcactcagtacattgttgaagcacctttggcagtgatttcaGCCTCTAGTCTTTTGgggtattacgctacaagcttggcacacctatatttggggagtttctcccatataTATTTTAAGATCTAGCCGCAGATGGACCCCACTTTGAGAAACCCTGACTTAGAGTATCTTTGGTGTTACCTAACAAACCCCATGTTTGCAGGGCTATGTGCAGGGGGTCTTAGATACTAAGAATAGGGTCTACAGTGTTTTTTTGTATACATGCCTTCATTATAAATGTATTAAGCACTGAGCAGATATGATATtctgatatttaaaaaaatatttttgtatcCTCTTACAGTCTGCAAAAATGTATAGCAAAGTCATGTCAACAGCCCTCACAGAGAATGCCCATATAACTTAGTTAAATACTTCTTTTTTTCTTGTTTTAGCATTTGGAGTCAATGAAGATCAATACAATTCGGTACACACTGTCATTCATCTTTATTGCTTTATCTATTGTATTCTGTGTAAACATAAGAATGTCCAAGACTCAGTGAACCCCTCTGGAACATCGAGGAGCCCAGTAGATTATGGGTACATTGTTGAAAAGGCTGTGAGGTTACAGTTCAGTGTGCAGTAGACGCTTGGCTTTCTTCATGTTCTTGGCCACTGTGGAGAAAGGGGCACAATAGACAAGAAGCTTGAGCAAAAATCTATTCACCAGGGaaggggtcaattccatttcaagtcATGAAGAGAATGGGAATGCAATTcaagaattgactgaattgaaatggccCCGACGCCAACCTTGCTTTACAAATTCTGTTAATAGTCTAGATAGACCAAACAATTCATTATTTGAAACTTCCAGCAATTACAGTAATACTTTGCTTAATTTCTTGACTAATAATAATCATGCTTTCAATTTTCAGATTTTAATTTGAGCAACTGACGCCTGGATTTGCCCTTATCACACTCTTTCCTACTTCTTCAGCAATTTTGTCAGAAAACTTCGACACACTCTTCCAGTAAAACATTCATCAAGTATTCACCCACCCCCTCACCCGCCCACCTTTTCTCCAGCTAAGAACTATCCTTGAAGCATTCTCATTATTTTGTGGTTGCAAGACTAGAACCTAATTAATAAGTAAGTTCAGTTTGTGTTAATGGAAAAAAAAGTTGGgggatgtgggtgtgtgtgttaagcACGTAACATGAGGATAACTGAATCTCATAGGACCTCATTAGGGATGAAGAGAAGAAGAGGTACACTCACAGTGCGGGATGTCGCTCGGCTTGTAGGTGAACAAGTGGTTACTGTACTTCCCAACAAGCTCAGCACGCACAGTCATGGATGGATCTgtagaaaaaaaggtgtgtgtgtgtgagagagagagagagaggggggggggggggggggtaaggggATGGGGGTTGCAGAGACAGTTATCAATTTTGGAGGAGCACTATGCCAAAGCTTCAAAGCAGAAGTTATACATTCCAGACAGGGTTGGGTGTTAGAGAATGTCTGCAGCCACATTTTCCTTTCAACCAGAACACATCATTATGGGTGCATGAATAACTAGATTGTAATGCTTTATTCGTACTATTCAATTTCTAACACAATGGCGACTCATACATTAGATTGATCCCTTAATCAAAAATGTATGTTGTCGGATTGTTATGAGGTTAATGGCTACTAATTAAAAGTAAAGTTATATGAGGCACTGAATACAGTTACATCAAGTATCTCACGGCAAGCATTAGACAGAGGGATGTACTGGGGATTTAGAATGAACGGGGATTTATTTCCTAATTGAGAGATGTCCTCAGATGACATGGTAGAAGAAGAGAGACCCACCAACAAAGAGAATTCTTGGAACGTAGTGGCCATCTGGTGCCAGATTGGGGTCTGAAGTCTCATGCTGAGAAATATATCAAAATTACATCAAAATATACATTTATAATGATCAACATCTATCATCTCACCTTAACATTTAATATCTAACATGTATCTACAGGTAAGGAAATAATTAAATGCATGATTCAATGTTTTGTCTGTGATTGGAACATGGTTAGAACCATATAATTGCATTGCTTCCAATGAGTACGTGTTGAAAAAGCATTAAAAGGATAATTACTATCAAATTGAGCATGACAAAATCCTCTTGGGCAAGTTCCTGTACGGCTTTATCAGCAGCGAATGCCTTCTTTAGAGCTGTCAAAGAACCGTGACAGAATGACAGTTAGTGAGAACCCCACCTTCAATTTCGACACTTTATCCTCATAAAGTGGAATTTGTATATATATTGCAATTCCTTTGTCATTCAAGCCCTTACAAATGATCATGTCTAGAATATAATTAAATGTTGATACAAAGAGACCAGAATGACTTGAATTGTAAGGCAACAAAGACCTTGGTTGGGGGCACTGTTGTTAGATGAAGAATGTGTGAGTATAAAAGTACAGCAGTATCACCTTGACTATGAGGACAATCCTCCATGTGATGAATGACCATCAGAGGCTTCTTACTGTTGGAACACAAGGACACAGTCaaaagatgaacatattccactgCAGAATAGGTAGTGGGTGGATGTGCTTACAGAGAAGCAAAGAATGTCTCTGGGAATATGCCAAACCCAAGGCCTGAGTGTCATTAAGGATATATGAGAGCACATAGGTTGTGCCAGTACCAAATGGCATTCTAGTCCCTATTCAGTGTACTACATTtgataggactctggtcaaaagtagtgcactatgtagggaacagggtgccaaaTATGTGGATTTTAGTTTCAATTTGATTAGTTTATTTGGGGACATTGAATTAATGGGGCATAGTGACATAATCATTGTCAGGGATAGGACTATGACATAAGCagatacactatatgaccaaaagtatgtggacacctgcttgtcgaacatcttattccaaaatcatgggcattaatatggagttggtcccccctttgctgctataacagcctccactcttctaggaaggctttccactagatgatggaactttgctgtggggacttgcttccattcagccacaagagcatttgtgaggttgggcactgatgttgggtgattaggcctggcttgcagtcgacgttccaatttatcgcaaaggtgttcgatggggttgaggtcagggctctgtgcaggccagtcaagttcttccacacagatctagacaaaccatttctgtatggacctcactttgtgcaccgggtcattgtcatgttgaaacagaaaagggccttgcTATTTTCTGGCCATTcttcccataaagcccagctagGTGGAGTGTACCACTTaaagttgtcctatggacagatactccaatctctgctgtggagcttttcagctccttcagggttatcttggtctctttgttgcttctctgattaatgccctcattgcctgtgagttttggtgggcggtcctctcttggcaggtttgttgtggtgccatattctttcaataatgtatttaatggggctctgtgggatgttcaaagtctctgatatttttttgtaacccaaccctgatctgtacttctccacag belongs to Salmo trutta chromosome 20, fSalTru1.1, whole genome shotgun sequence and includes:
- the LOC115156168 gene encoding anterior gradient protein 3, whose protein sequence is MYRWSLFALLFVTCMEVSIQKKTKQGPQTLSRGWGDDITWVQTYDEALMTMTESKKPLMVIHHMEDCPHSQALKKAFAADKAVQELAQEDFVMLNLIHETSDPNLAPDGHYVPRILFVDPSMTVRAELVGKYSNHLFTYKPSDIPHLAKNMKKAKRLLHTEL